The genomic region CTTGAAACACGTAGGCTTAAGTATAATAGGACTGAGCTTTATACGAGGGCTGTTCAGCCAATACTTTGGCTTGTTGTCTTTGGCCCCGTGATGGCTAGGGTTAGGGCATTACCCACCGGTGGTATTCCCTACATCGCATTCATAACGCCTGGCGTGATTATGCAGTCTGTGACCTTCGTATCCATTTTCTACGGCTTAACAATTGTTTGGGAAAGGGAGTCTGGGATTTTGAAGAAGCTATTAACGATGCCCGTCTCCCGAATGTCCATTGTTCTTGGTAGGTCATCAGCATCAATAATCAGGGCATTGTTTCAGTTCATAATAATAACGCCAATAGCCATAGCATTAGGCGTTAGGATCGAACCAAACCCAATTTATTTATTGCTTTCATTATTCATAGTGATGATTACGGCCATTGGATTCTCAGCATTCTCGATATGGATTGCCTCCCACATGAAGACTAGGGAGAGGTTTATGGGAATTGGGCAGGCAATAACAATGCCCCTATTCTTCGCGAGTAATGCAATATACCCGATAAGTATCATGCCCGTACCAATTAAGATTTTCGTACTTGTAAATCCATTGACCTATGCTGTCGATGCCCTGAGAAAGACGATGATAATAGGTTCTCTCAATGGATTAGTAATAGATTTATTAGCTTTGACGATATTCACAGTGTTATTCATCATATTAGCATCCATCGAATTTAGAAGGATAATTGAGTAGGAAGGCAAAACACGTATGCATGATGTGGTTTGTTAAATAACATTATAATGAGACATCACGTTG from Vulcanisaeta distributa DSM 14429 harbors:
- a CDS encoding ABC transporter permease translates to MSNFINAILAFVELETRRLKYNRTELYTRAVQPILWLVVFGPVMARVRALPTGGIPYIAFITPGVIMQSVTFVSIFYGLTIVWERESGILKKLLTMPVSRMSIVLGRSSASIIRALFQFIIITPIAIALGVRIEPNPIYLLLSLFIVMITAIGFSAFSIWIASHMKTRERFMGIGQAITMPLFFASNAIYPISIMPVPIKIFVLVNPLTYAVDALRKTMIIGSLNGLVIDLLALTIFTVLFIILASIEFRRIIE